Proteins found in one Salinimonas lutimaris genomic segment:
- a CDS encoding TonB-dependent receptor plug domain-containing protein: MTRMVVIAASSLLAGVGLPSHSAPDSAQNIEKIVIESAATANDKPVGTFNSPVSNLEYDPRVDLQSRNMAEAQADVTIRGGIFENTGFRVGSATLYDPQTGHYFAEIPVAPEMISSPVVMTGVDNALYGMNSSVGTISYGWRPVRDGGSVSIGAGNNAFHLQRLHSATTWQSLGSSDWQLGLEGEVSHSQSDGSIDNGDHDFQRATGRVQLLSAHSQTDMFVGYQDKFYGWPNMYTPFNVNETESLQTQLFMLNHQQEYGTDSNVEVTAYYRNNKDHYVFSREDPDSFAAFHETDVSAIAMAGHHQLNAPLAVNYSAQLMADRIRSTTLENLFTSRDYYTISVVPEYTFSLDHQQQLAVRLGAKFDDTNRDDSRLSMISDIHWQQALPGNASRSAYLSYTEATQVAGYTAVGGNTTSGLFRSNNQLQREVSKNLETGMAVDLPGWRVDAAIFYRWDNELTDWTYRFDATSARTANPVDIKTLGLEFIGVKRLQNVDLVASYTYLNKSENYRAQDIDASFYALNYPPHRATLGAVWFITDALEVQIDNEWRKQEKNRLRNSSDTAFFTQVTITYTAPTIAGLSIVVAADNLWNERFEEIPGTPGRARQLSATLTYAW, translated from the coding sequence ATGACACGTATGGTCGTTATTGCTGCATCGAGCCTGCTGGCAGGTGTTGGTTTACCTTCACACAGCGCCCCTGACTCTGCCCAGAATATTGAAAAAATTGTGATAGAAAGTGCGGCAACTGCCAACGACAAACCCGTGGGTACGTTCAACTCACCGGTGTCGAATCTGGAATACGACCCGCGGGTCGACTTGCAGTCACGCAATATGGCCGAGGCTCAGGCAGATGTGACCATTCGTGGCGGTATTTTTGAAAATACCGGATTCAGGGTAGGCAGCGCCACATTATACGATCCACAAACAGGTCATTATTTTGCAGAAATTCCGGTGGCGCCCGAGATGATCAGCAGCCCGGTGGTCATGACCGGCGTAGACAATGCTTTATACGGGATGAACAGTTCGGTGGGCACCATTTCCTATGGCTGGCGGCCGGTGCGCGACGGCGGCAGCGTATCAATAGGCGCCGGTAACAATGCGTTTCATTTGCAACGCTTACACAGCGCCACTACCTGGCAGTCGCTTGGTTCCTCTGACTGGCAACTGGGTCTGGAAGGTGAGGTTTCTCATTCACAAAGCGATGGCAGTATTGACAACGGTGACCATGATTTCCAGCGCGCCACCGGTCGCGTACAGTTACTCAGCGCGCATTCTCAGACCGACATGTTTGTGGGTTATCAGGACAAGTTTTATGGCTGGCCGAATATGTATACGCCATTTAATGTCAATGAAACCGAAAGTCTGCAAACCCAGCTGTTTATGCTGAATCACCAGCAAGAATATGGCACTGATAGCAACGTAGAGGTGACTGCCTACTATCGCAATAACAAGGATCACTATGTTTTCTCCAGAGAGGATCCTGACAGCTTTGCTGCCTTTCATGAAACCGATGTTAGTGCAATTGCCATGGCCGGCCATCATCAGCTCAATGCACCGCTGGCGGTCAATTACTCGGCCCAGCTGATGGCCGATCGAATTCGCTCCACTACGCTGGAAAATCTGTTTACCTCGCGGGACTACTACACCATTAGCGTGGTACCAGAATATACTTTTAGTCTGGACCACCAGCAACAACTTGCGGTGCGCTTAGGGGCTAAGTTTGACGATACCAACCGGGATGATTCACGCCTTTCGATGATAAGCGATATTCACTGGCAACAGGCATTACCCGGCAATGCCAGTCGTTCGGCTTACTTATCCTATACCGAGGCAACCCAGGTTGCCGGTTATACCGCCGTAGGCGGCAACACGACCAGCGGGCTGTTCAGAAGTAATAATCAGCTGCAGCGTGAGGTCAGTAAAAATCTGGAAACCGGGATGGCGGTCGATTTACCGGGCTGGCGGGTAGACGCTGCAATATTTTATCGCTGGGATAATGAGTTAACCGACTGGACATATCGCTTTGATGCGACCTCGGCAAGAACCGCTAACCCCGTTGATATCAAAACGCTGGGGCTGGAGTTTATCGGGGTAAAGCGCTTGCAGAATGTCGATTTGGTGGCCAGCTATACTTATCTCAACAAGTCTGAGAACTACCGTGCGCAGGATATTGATGCCAGTTTTTATGCGCTGAATTATCCGCCACACCGGGCCACCCTTGGCGCCGTCTGGTTTATCACTGACGCATTAGAAGTACAGATTGATAATGAATGGCGTAAGCAGGAAAAAAACCGCTTACGGAACAGCAGTGATACCGCCTTTTTTACTCAAGTGACCATCACCTATACAGCGCCGACGATCGCCGGGCTGAGTATTGTGGTCGCCGCCGACAACCTCTGGAATGAGCGTTTTGAGGAGATTCCCGGCACACCGGGTCGTGCCAGGCAGCTTTCCGCCACGCTCACCTACGCCTGGTAA
- a CDS encoding ADP-ribosylglycohydrolase family protein, with amino-acid sequence MINIPQSRATAALQTAFIADTLAMPVHWYYNPADIFKAFPGGIKQFEDAPDFHPSSIMSLHSTRQGGRATTSQHQKQVVGDVILKGRQHFWGQANLHYHHGMKAGDNTLNAHCARLVLRCLAKGYSRETFLDDYIRFMCADPPPHPDTYAESYHRGFFANYIQGTPPMKCAAITHDTASVGGLVTVAPLIITCAFQGQPLSSVQKLARAHLALTHPDDELARVCNYYAELLVRLMTCEPDTATDILEDIARRSVSLSLSALVKKNKSDMEVVGRQFSPACYISDAWPSVLYFAYRYHHSAHQALIANTNVGGDNVHRGFILGTIMGLIAGSASDSLFGQLSDNDALQQEISNAFSQIKAPVL; translated from the coding sequence ATGATCAACATACCACAGAGCAGAGCCACGGCTGCACTGCAAACAGCATTTATCGCAGATACCCTGGCTATGCCAGTGCACTGGTATTACAACCCGGCAGATATTTTTAAAGCGTTTCCTGGTGGCATTAAACAATTTGAGGACGCACCGGACTTTCACCCATCATCTATTATGTCGCTGCATTCCACACGTCAGGGCGGCAGAGCCACCACATCGCAACACCAGAAGCAGGTTGTTGGTGATGTGATTCTAAAAGGCCGACAGCATTTTTGGGGTCAAGCCAATCTGCATTATCACCATGGAATGAAAGCCGGAGACAATACACTCAATGCACATTGTGCCCGGCTGGTATTGCGCTGCCTGGCCAAAGGCTACAGCCGCGAAACATTTTTAGACGATTACATTAGGTTTATGTGCGCGGATCCCCCGCCGCATCCGGATACCTACGCCGAATCTTACCACCGGGGCTTTTTTGCTAACTATATTCAAGGCACTCCCCCTATGAAATGCGCTGCGATAACCCACGATACTGCCTCTGTTGGCGGTCTGGTGACCGTAGCGCCACTTATCATTACCTGCGCATTTCAGGGCCAGCCTCTGTCGTCTGTTCAGAAGCTGGCCAGGGCACATCTCGCCCTCACCCATCCTGATGACGAGCTGGCGCGGGTGTGCAATTACTATGCTGAGCTGCTTGTCAGGCTTATGACCTGTGAGCCCGACACCGCAACAGACATTCTTGAGGATATCGCCCGGCGATCGGTGAGCCTGTCGTTATCAGCGCTGGTAAAGAAAAACAAAAGTGACATGGAAGTGGTGGGTCGTCAGTTTTCTCCGGCCTGCTACATTTCAGATGCCTGGCCTTCTGTGCTGTACTTTGCATATCGTTATCATCACAGCGCGCACCAGGCTCTGATCGCCAATACTAATGTGGGCGGTGACAACGTGCACCGCGGCTTTATACTGGGCACCATAATGGGATTGATTGCTGGCAGTGCGTCCGACTCACTGTTTGGTCAGCTAAGCGACAATGATGCGTTACAACAGGAAATCAGCAATGCCTTTTCTCAAATTAAGGCGCCTGTGTTATAA